In the genome of Spirochaetae bacterium HGW-Spirochaetae-1, one region contains:
- a CDS encoding response regulator has protein sequence MVRNKSLILVVDDNQQNIQVLGAVLEQGGYDIAVAVNGRQALDYLDEEKPDIVLLDVMMPDLDGYEVCRLMKNDRDLKNIPVIFLTARGETGDLVRGFEAGGVDYITKPFHPEELLARVKTHIELKKAREEIRTLRGIIPICASCKKIRTDSGYWEQVDTYIENHSEAEFTHGVCPVCAERLYGIKFKEKIRDKTGSS, from the coding sequence ATGGTCAGAAATAAATCCCTGATCCTGGTGGTGGATGACAATCAGCAGAATATACAGGTCCTGGGAGCCGTGCTGGAGCAGGGAGGATATGACATCGCCGTGGCCGTGAACGGCCGGCAGGCCCTGGACTATCTTGATGAGGAAAAACCGGATATTGTTCTTCTCGATGTGATGATGCCTGATCTGGACGGTTACGAGGTCTGCAGGCTGATGAAGAACGACCGGGACCTGAAAAATATCCCCGTCATTTTTCTCACGGCCCGGGGCGAAACCGGTGACCTGGTGCGGGGCTTCGAGGCGGGAGGAGTCGATTATATAACCAAGCCCTTTCATCCCGAGGAGCTTCTTGCCAGGGTGAAGACGCATATTGAACTGAAAAAGGCCCGTGAGGAGATCCGGACCCTGCGCGGCATTATCCCCATCTGCGCCAGCTGTAAAAAAATCCGTACTGACAGCGGATACTGGGAACAGGTGGACACCTACATTGAAAATCATTCGGAGGCGGAATTTACCCATGGCGTTTGTCCCGTGTGCGCGGAACGATTATATGGCATTAAATTTAAAGAAAAAATACGTGATAAAACGGGAAGCAGCTAG
- the corA gene encoding magnesium and cobalt transport protein CorA, with translation MLNLLKGRKGKIGLPAGTLLHVGEQKAAEVRITLIDYNQNDLHEQEISDVRDCIPFLKTEGITWINVCGLHDTTVIESIGNIFGLHPLILEDILNTNHRPKIEDYDDYIFTVLKMIDYDMEKDEIQIEQYSIILGSNFIITFQEQSGGVFNIIWDRVRSSKGRLRKMGLDYLHYSLLDVIVDHNFLLLEKIGERIEDIEEELTTDPTPTTLQSIHRLKREMIYLRRSVWPLREIIGFLQRTESHLISDSVMPYLRDVYDHTVQVIDTIETFRDMISNMLDIYLSSMSNRMNEVMKVLTIISTTFIPLTFIAGVYGMNFKFMPELETPLGYPVIMGIMFFIGIGMVIYFRRKNWL, from the coding sequence ATGCTCAACCTGCTCAAGGGAAGAAAAGGAAAAATAGGCCTCCCCGCCGGGACCCTCCTCCACGTGGGTGAACAAAAGGCCGCTGAGGTCCGCATAACGCTCATAGACTACAACCAGAACGACCTTCACGAGCAGGAAATCAGCGATGTCAGGGACTGTATACCCTTTCTGAAAACCGAGGGGATTACCTGGATCAATGTCTGCGGCCTCCACGATACCACGGTCATTGAAAGTATCGGTAATATATTCGGGCTCCATCCACTGATACTGGAAGACATCCTCAATACGAACCATCGCCCTAAGATCGAAGACTACGACGATTACATCTTCACTGTTTTGAAGATGATTGATTATGATATGGAGAAAGATGAAATACAGATAGAGCAGTACAGCATCATTCTGGGCTCAAATTTCATCATCACGTTCCAGGAGCAGTCCGGCGGCGTCTTCAACATTATATGGGACCGCGTTCGTTCCAGCAAGGGACGCCTGAGAAAAATGGGACTGGATTATCTCCACTACTCGCTCCTGGATGTTATTGTGGACCATAATTTCCTGCTGCTGGAAAAAATCGGCGAACGCATTGAAGACATAGAAGAGGAACTCACCACGGACCCTACGCCGACCACGCTCCAGTCTATCCACAGGCTCAAGAGGGAGATGATATACCTGCGGAGATCCGTATGGCCCCTGCGGGAGATAATAGGCTTTCTCCAGCGTACCGAATCGCATCTCATATCGGACAGCGTCATGCCTTACCTGCGGGACGTTTACGACCACACCGTCCAGGTCATTGACACCATCGAGACATTCCGCGACATGATATCCAACATGTTGGACATCTATCTCTCGAGCATGAGCAACAGGATGAACGAAGTCATGAAGGTCCTTACCATTATCTCCACTACCTTCATTCCCCTGACATTCATCGCCGGCGTGTACGGCATGAATTTTAAATTTATGCCTGAACTGGAAACCCCCCTGGGATACCCCGTCATTATGGGAATCATGTTTTTCATCGGGATCGGCATGGTGATTTATTTCAGGAGAAAAAACTGGCTGTGA
- a CDS encoding diguanylate cyclase response regulator — MRNSPKKWYNEHMADRSGAIMTDGEKTLILIVDDNPQNIQVLGNLMEGKGYDVAVAMNGGQVLDYLKDEKPDLILMDIMMPGMDGYAVCGALKQNPETADIPVIFLTAKTEDDDIVLGLKTGAVDYVTKPFSETVLFARIRTHVELKKSRENIRMAKEELEKRNLELQAAMKDLELAARTDSLTGLYNRRYMQNRLDEELVRAKRNRKDFTVVMSDIDFFKRINDAHGHECGDHVLKYMAGILRSGIREQDIVSRWGGEEFVVLLPETDKKGGLVLSEKIRKIIEASVFRCNDMDMCLTMTFGVATYRPEESIDELLKRADDALYAGKESGRNRVITL; from the coding sequence TTGCGGAATTCTCCAAAAAAATGGTATAATGAACATATGGCAGACAGGTCCGGTGCAATAATGACAGATGGAGAAAAGACGCTCATTCTCATTGTCGATGATAATCCCCAGAATATACAGGTTCTGGGGAATTTAATGGAAGGGAAGGGCTATGACGTGGCCGTGGCCATGAACGGCGGTCAGGTCCTGGATTATCTGAAGGATGAAAAACCCGATCTTATTCTCATGGATATCATGATGCCCGGTATGGACGGTTATGCCGTCTGCGGTGCGCTGAAACAAAATCCTGAAACCGCTGATATACCGGTGATTTTTCTCACGGCAAAGACCGAGGACGATGATATCGTGCTGGGCCTGAAAACCGGCGCCGTTGATTATGTGACCAAACCCTTCAGTGAAACGGTGTTATTCGCCAGGATCAGGACCCATGTTGAACTGAAGAAATCCAGGGAGAATATACGAATGGCCAAGGAGGAGCTGGAGAAAAGGAACCTCGAGCTTCAGGCCGCCATGAAGGACCTTGAACTTGCGGCCAGGACCGATTCTCTTACCGGACTGTATAACAGGCGATACATGCAAAACCGTCTTGACGAGGAGCTTGTCCGGGCGAAAAGGAATAGAAAGGATTTCACTGTTGTGATGTCCGATATCGATTTTTTTAAAAGAATAAATGATGCCCATGGACATGAATGCGGAGATCATGTCCTGAAATATATGGCCGGGATCCTTCGATCGGGAATCCGTGAACAGGATATCGTTTCGAGATGGGGCGGCGAAGAGTTTGTCGTTCTCCTCCCTGAAACGGACAAAAAAGGAGGCCTGGTTCTTTCGGAAAAAATACGGAAGATCATCGAGGCCTCCGTCTTCCGGTGCAACGACATGGATATGTGCCTGACCATGACGTTCGGTGTGGCCACGTACCGGCCCGAGGAAAGTATCGACGAACTTCTGAAAAGGGCCGATGACGCCCTGTACGCGGGAAAAGAATCGGGACGGAACCGTGTCATAACATTGTGA
- a CDS encoding pilus assembly protein, which produces MKNILVDAGPLIALFDKDDKYHISVVSFLKQFKGHLITTWPVITEVTHLLSFNINVQIDFLEWLKREAITIINLENNHLERIIQLSKKYSDVPMDLADSSLIIIAEMTNINEIITIDSDYYIYKTKNKKTLNNLLLPFINNL; this is translated from the coding sequence GTGAAAAACATTCTCGTTGATGCTGGTCCATTAATAGCCCTATTTGATAAGGACGACAAATATCATATTTCTGTAGTTTCATTTCTTAAACAATTTAAAGGACACTTAATCACAACCTGGCCGGTCATTACTGAAGTTACACATTTATTGAGCTTTAATATAAATGTTCAGATTGATTTTTTAGAATGGCTAAAACGGGAAGCAATTACTATTATTAATTTAGAAAACAACCACCTTGAAAGGATAATCCAACTATCGAAAAAGTATTCTGATGTCCCAATGGATCTCGCAGACTCATCTCTGATTATAATCGCTGAAATGACAAATATAAATGAAATAATTACAATTGATTCTGATTACTACATTTATAAAACAAAGAATAAAAAGACCTTGAATAATTTACTTTTACCTTTTATCAATAACCTATAG
- a CDS encoding lactate dehydrogenase, with translation MSDKSVWIQFDVMEKFMADVFMGLGVPENEARICAEVLITADKRGIESHGINRLKPIYYDRIKEGIQNPKTKFDIVKEGPTTAVIDGNNGMGHVVGQRSMQMAIDKARKFGMGMVAVRNSTHYGIAGYYSIMAADNGMIGITGSNARPSIAPTFGIENMLGTNPLVFGIPTDEDFPFVIDCATSVTQRGKIEVYARHGKDLPEGWVIREDGTAGTDAQLTLKDLIDGTAALTPLGGIGEEMGGYKGYGYATVVEILCAALQGGAYLKMLSGFENGNKVPYRLGHFFMAVDVSQFTELDEFKKTTGEILRALRASKKMPGQPRIYTAGEKEHDVWLERKDKGVPVTESLQQEIITMRDELKIKGYDFPF, from the coding sequence ATGAGCGATAAAAGTGTCTGGATACAGTTTGATGTTATGGAAAAATTCATGGCCGATGTCTTCATGGGCCTGGGTGTTCCGGAAAACGAGGCCCGCATATGCGCCGAGGTTCTTATCACCGCTGACAAGCGCGGCATCGAATCCCATGGAATCAACCGTCTGAAACCCATATATTATGACCGCATCAAAGAGGGAATCCAGAACCCGAAAACGAAATTCGATATTGTAAAGGAAGGCCCCACAACGGCGGTCATCGACGGCAACAACGGTATGGGCCATGTCGTGGGGCAGCGCTCCATGCAGATGGCCATAGACAAGGCCCGAAAATTCGGCATGGGCATGGTGGCCGTGCGGAACTCAACGCATTACGGCATAGCGGGATATTATTCCATCATGGCCGCGGACAACGGCATGATCGGCATCACGGGCTCCAACGCGCGGCCCTCCATAGCGCCGACCTTCGGCATCGAGAACATGCTGGGAACCAATCCCCTGGTGTTCGGCATCCCCACTGATGAGGATTTCCCCTTTGTGATAGACTGCGCCACATCAGTGACCCAGCGCGGCAAGATAGAAGTTTACGCCCGTCACGGGAAAGACCTTCCCGAGGGATGGGTCATCCGCGAGGACGGCACCGCCGGTACCGATGCCCAGCTCACGCTGAAGGACCTCATCGACGGCACGGCGGCGCTCACTCCCCTGGGAGGAATTGGCGAGGAGATGGGCGGATACAAGGGATACGGCTATGCCACGGTGGTGGAGATACTCTGTGCCGCGCTCCAGGGCGGGGCCTACCTGAAGATGCTGAGCGGTTTTGAGAACGGGAATAAAGTCCCCTACAGGCTGGGCCATTTTTTCATGGCCGTTGATGTATCGCAGTTTACGGAGCTCGACGAGTTTAAAAAGACCACGGGAGAGATACTCCGGGCCCTGCGCGCTTCGAAGAAGATGCCCGGGCAGCCCCGCATCTACACGGCCGGAGAAAAGGAACACGACGTCTGGCTCGAGCGGAAGGACAAGGGAGTCCCTGTAACCGAGAGCCTCCAGCAGGAGATCATCACCATGCGTGATGAACTCAAGATAAAAGGGTACGACTTTCCTTTTTAA
- a CDS encoding hydroxylamine reductase codes for MFCYQCQETAKNEGCTVRGVCGKTADTANLMDLLIHTLKGISLYAEKEGKADASVGSFISGALFTTITNANFDEARIASLITEALKVRDAVKGGGAVIAHDAASWSGNGIDAFRAKAVSTGVLATENEDVRSLRELLVYGLKGIAAYAHHAEVLGYRDSAIDAFLVEGLASTTKDLTADEMVALVLKAGDVAVKTMALLDQANTSTYGNPEITSVNIGTRANPGILISGHDLKDMDELLKQTEGTGVDVYTHGEMLPANYYPTFKKYKHFVGNYGGSWWKQQEEFESFNGPILMTTNCIVSVKDSYKDRIFTSGMAGYPGVKHIPERKAGGAKDFSEIIKLAKTCKAPVEIEKGSITGGFAHHQVLELADKVVEAVKSGAIKRFVVMAGCDGRQKGRSYFTDVAQELPADTVILTAGCAKYRYNKLNLGDIGGIPRVLDAGQCNDSYSLAVIALKLKEVFGLADINELPISYDIAWYEQKAVAVLLALLALGVKGIRLGPTLPAFLSPNVAKVLVENFDIKPVGAVADDVKAIMAGK; via the coding sequence ATGTTCTGTTATCAATGCCAGGAAACGGCGAAAAACGAGGGATGCACCGTGCGTGGCGTATGCGGCAAGACGGCCGATACGGCAAATTTGATGGACCTTCTCATCCATACCCTGAAAGGAATTTCCCTGTACGCGGAAAAGGAGGGCAAGGCCGATGCCTCCGTGGGATCATTTATCAGCGGCGCTCTTTTCACCACCATCACCAATGCGAATTTTGATGAGGCGCGCATAGCATCGCTCATCACCGAGGCCCTGAAGGTTCGCGATGCCGTGAAGGGCGGAGGTGCAGTTATCGCCCATGATGCAGCCTCATGGTCCGGGAACGGGATTGATGCGTTCCGGGCAAAGGCCGTGTCGACGGGCGTTCTTGCAACGGAAAACGAAGATGTGCGTTCGCTGCGGGAACTCCTGGTTTACGGGCTCAAGGGTATTGCCGCCTATGCGCATCACGCCGAGGTCCTGGGATACCGGGACAGCGCCATCGATGCTTTTCTTGTTGAGGGTCTTGCTTCAACCACGAAAGACCTCACTGCTGATGAAATGGTGGCCCTGGTGTTAAAGGCCGGTGATGTGGCTGTGAAGACCATGGCGCTTCTGGATCAGGCCAATACGTCGACCTACGGCAATCCCGAGATCACCAGCGTCAATATCGGGACGCGCGCCAATCCGGGAATTCTTATATCAGGACATGATCTGAAGGACATGGATGAACTGCTGAAGCAGACCGAAGGCACGGGCGTCGATGTCTATACTCACGGCGAAATGCTCCCGGCGAACTACTATCCGACTTTCAAAAAATATAAGCATTTTGTGGGCAACTACGGCGGCTCATGGTGGAAGCAGCAGGAGGAATTCGAATCCTTCAACGGGCCCATCCTCATGACCACGAACTGTATCGTGTCCGTGAAGGATTCATATAAAGACAGGATATTTACCTCGGGCATGGCGGGATATCCCGGCGTGAAACACATCCCGGAAAGAAAAGCGGGCGGCGCCAAGGATTTTTCTGAAATTATAAAACTGGCAAAGACCTGCAAGGCCCCGGTGGAGATAGAGAAGGGAAGCATTACCGGCGGGTTCGCCCATCACCAGGTTTTGGAGCTGGCCGACAAGGTCGTGGAGGCCGTTAAGTCCGGCGCCATCAAGCGATTCGTTGTTATGGCGGGCTGTGACGGCCGGCAGAAGGGACGCAGCTACTTCACCGATGTGGCGCAGGAACTTCCCGCCGATACGGTCATCCTCACGGCGGGATGCGCCAAGTACCGGTATAACAAGCTGAACCTGGGAGACATCGGCGGTATACCGCGCGTTCTCGACGCCGGGCAGTGCAACGACTCCTATTCGCTGGCCGTCATCGCCCTGAAGCTGAAAGAGGTTTTCGGCCTGGCCGATATCAACGAGCTTCCCATCTCCTATGATATCGCCTGGTACGAGCAGAAGGCCGTGGCCGTGCTCCTGGCGCTGCTTGCCCTGGGAGTAAAGGGTATCAGGCTCGGTCCCACGCTGCCGGCATTCCTCTCGCCAAACGTGGCCAAGGTTCTGGTGGAGAACTTCGACATCAAACCTGTAGGGGCAGTTGCCGATGATGTGAAAGCCATCATGGCAGGGAAATAG
- a CDS encoding NADH:flavin oxidoreductase: MSLLFKPFRIGKRKIKNRFIHSATYECMATPDGFVTESLVNRYHTLARGEVGLIIPGHMYVHSQGKAALLQTGINDDRFIPGLKSLVDTVHDEGSDILFQLAHCGQQTKKEVIGGIPMSPSADHRDPITFFKPRAMRETDIEEVIYAFGEAALRAAAAGADGVQIHAAHGYLVNEFLSPFFNHREDRWGGSDENRFRLFVEIYNAVRRSMPPDRIVSVKINACDYTPKEGITPDLAARYAAWMSDLGVDLIEVSCGASNFSWMNMVRGDVPVKELVHAMPVYMKPAAWMLMKSMSGKYNFSGPYNVDALKQIRQVTADTPLSVVGGVRRIDDMEGIINGGHSDFVSMSRPFIREPHLVRKMREGKIRTVSCVSCNRCFGNLTANRPVRCVNMERAGVAQRSGEDKRPVEVRWEEHGLEHGATR; encoded by the coding sequence ATGTCACTACTGTTCAAACCGTTCAGGATAGGAAAACGCAAGATTAAAAACCGATTTATCCATTCGGCCACTTATGAGTGCATGGCGACTCCCGATGGTTTTGTCACGGAAAGCCTGGTAAATCGTTACCATACACTGGCCCGGGGAGAAGTGGGACTCATTATTCCCGGGCACATGTATGTTCATTCGCAGGGAAAGGCTGCGTTATTGCAGACCGGGATCAATGATGACCGTTTTATTCCGGGATTGAAATCCCTGGTTGACACGGTCCATGACGAAGGGAGTGATATCCTTTTTCAGCTTGCTCATTGCGGTCAGCAGACAAAGAAAGAAGTAATCGGCGGAATTCCCATGTCACCCTCGGCTGACCATCGTGATCCCATAACGTTCTTTAAGCCCAGGGCAATGCGCGAGACGGACATTGAAGAAGTCATTTACGCTTTTGGGGAGGCTGCACTGCGGGCCGCTGCGGCCGGGGCCGACGGTGTACAGATTCATGCAGCACACGGGTATCTGGTGAACGAGTTTCTCTCTCCCTTTTTCAATCACCGGGAAGACCGGTGGGGCGGATCCGACGAGAATAGGTTCCGTTTATTCGTGGAAATATATAACGCCGTGCGCAGAAGCATGCCGCCGGACCGTATTGTATCGGTAAAAATAAATGCCTGTGATTATACGCCAAAAGAAGGGATCACTCCCGATCTGGCAGCCCGGTACGCAGCATGGATGTCCGATCTGGGAGTGGACCTTATAGAGGTAAGCTGCGGCGCGTCGAATTTTTCCTGGATGAATATGGTGCGCGGCGATGTGCCGGTCAAAGAACTGGTCCACGCCATGCCGGTCTATATGAAGCCTGCCGCCTGGATGCTCATGAAAAGCATGTCGGGCAAATACAATTTTTCAGGCCCCTATAATGTTGACGCGTTAAAACAGATAAGGCAGGTTACTGCTGACACACCCCTTTCCGTGGTGGGAGGGGTTCGCCGTATCGATGATATGGAAGGCATAATCAATGGCGGCCACAGCGATTTCGTATCCATGAGCAGACCCTTTATCCGGGAACCGCACCTGGTCAGAAAGATGCGCGAGGGAAAAATTCGCACCGTGAGCTGTGTTTCCTGTAACCGCTGCTTTGGCAATCTGACGGCAAACCGGCCTGTACGTTGTGTAAACATGGAACGGGCCGGTGTGGCTCAAAGATCCGGTGAAGATAAAAGGCCTGTGGAGGTCCGTTGGGAAGAGCATGGGCTTGAGCATGGGGCAACCCGGTGA
- a CDS encoding CopG family transcriptional regulator, with product MISLRLSTDLDDKLNQIAKNEKISKSEIVKRALVLYFEDYQKTHSPYDLGSDLFGKYGSGDGSLSQNYKNILKGKLREKHSR from the coding sequence ATGATTTCTTTAAGACTATCTACAGACTTAGATGACAAATTAAATCAAATCGCAAAAAATGAGAAGATTTCAAAATCTGAAATTGTCAAAAGAGCTCTTGTTCTATATTTCGAAGATTATCAGAAAACACATTCACCGTATGATTTAGGTTCTGACCTTTTCGGAAAATATGGCAGTGGCGATGGAAGCTTGTCACAGAATTATAAAAATATTCTGAAAGGAAAATTACGTGAAAAACATTCTCGTTGA